One Fundulus heteroclitus isolate FHET01 chromosome 8, MU-UCD_Fhet_4.1, whole genome shotgun sequence genomic window, TATTTTTGACACTCCTCTTATACCACCAATGTGTGCTGCCCTTTCCAGTAACTCTTCAGTAGCCCAGTGTCCTACTCACCCATCTCTCTCTGCTTCCTTTTTCTCAAGGTCTTGAATGACATCCAGCAGGACCTTAATGGTGTTCTGGCTTGTCTCCAGGACGCCTTCCAGACTGTGAAGCTGGTTCTGCAGGCTCCGAATATCATGCAGTGGTCCATTGGGACTCAGGAGCTTTTCTGTCACCCGTGATGGGTCCAGTTTGCACCTGGCCCCAGACATCAATCCTCCTAGAATTTCTTGAACCTGTCTTAAAGTGTCAGCTTGTGTGGGACTCAGTGGTCCAGTTGCAGGCTGTTCCCCAGAGGAAGAGCAACCCCTCCCGACACCAGAGCAGCCCTGGTGGTTAGGAGGCAGAGAGCGTTGGCTGTTTGGTGTGTTGGGCCTGACGCTGGCTCCTGAGCAGAGCATTTTGTGTAGCACCCCAAGCTGAGCCTGGGCTGAGCTAAGACAGCTGGGCTTAAAACCGGCCTTGGCAGGGGAGGAGGTAGAGGAGCGCCTCTCTCCCTTCATCACAGCAACTGGCGGAGTTTGAGCTCTGTGCTTCAGAGAACTGGCTCTCCCACAGAGCTTGGGCGAGTCTTTACATTTTATATCCTTTGTATCCTCCTTTTTCTCCTCCATTTCCACACCTTTTTCACTGGCCTTGCTCTCTGTCCTGAGCATGGGTGTTTGAGATGTGGCAAGTACTGGCTCACTTCCCTTTTTCCGTGGTGTGTagggaggaggtggtggtggaggaggtggaAGTCGAATGCCCCTTTTATCCTGAGCATTATATGGGGCTTGAGAAGGAGGGGTGTATGGTGGTGCAGCTCGAAATGTTGAAGAGTACAAAGGAACAGCTTTAGTTGGAGTCCCACACGCTTGAGCATTTTGTAGAGTGGACACATAGGCTTTCACAATTGGAGGTGGAGAAGTGCAAGATTCAAGTCTGGGGACAGGGGATGAATATAGGGATATGCCTGTGCTGGCAGGGGTGTTATTTTGCACTGTTTGATATGGTATGTTACAGTGAGATACAGTTTGAATAACAGTGGTGTAAGAAGGAGATGTTTGATTAATGTGAGGTGCGTGGGGAGCACCTGGATGTGTGCTGGTGTAATATGATATTGAAGTGCAAGACAGGGCAGTCTGAGTCACAATTGTACAGGGCGTTAGGTTTGTGGGAGGTACATTATTTGTTGGACCTGGTGATGGCTGTTGATGTCTTACATTTGGGACAGCAGTGGGCTGTTTGGTAGGTTCACAGGATGTTAAAGTGGTGCTTACAGTTGGGGTAGGGGTGGAGCAGGTTGACGAAAATGATGACAATAGACTTGGTATTGGGGAGGGGCAGTTATGTGAGGAGGCCTGCGGGACAGCAAAGGAAGGACTAGAACAAACAGCTTTGCTGGGTGGTGTTGGTGGAGACAAAACAGTATAATAAGGAATAGGGCTTTGGGAAGTAGTAGGTGTAGAAGTAGTGGTGGACGGAATAGGTAGGATGttcggtggaggaggagggacaCTTGCTGGCTTGGTGGGAGATGTAGAAGCTGCCTTAGAGCATTGTTCAGGGGGTTGTACTAGTGCATTTGCAGGCATTGGAGGAGAAGTACAGTAAGGCACACTAGAAATTTTGGTGTTGGGAGGGCTTTGGGCTGAGGGAGCAGATATTGGGGTATCAGAATGTGAGCTAGGTGATGCAACTAGAGGTGAAGAGGCAATGGAGCTACAAGTTGGCAATCGTGTAGTGCAAGGTTTATGATTTGGGGAAGAGGGACATGgagagtttgtgtgtttttgaggGGTGCACTGCTCAACATTCTGAGGTAGGGTTGGACAAGACTTAGTAGTTTGAATTTGTGTTGAGCAGTGTTCGTCACTCAAATTTGGAGACTGATGTTTCTGTTCAGCTTGACTTTGGGTGATGCAATACTTCAAATTTGTAGGTGATGATGGACTCTCAGTTTGAACTTCAGTGGTACAGAGTTTGGTATTTGAAGGAGGTGGAGATTGAGGGGGGCTTTCAGTCTGTGTGGGAGTAGTGCAGAAGTGCACTTCCTTTCCAGGATCACTTGTAGTCCGGCTTAGGCGCTTTCTCCTCCTTACCACTGAAGGAGTGCTACTTCCCTGACGCTTGGGACCATCTCGGCAAGATATAGAAGAACAGTGGCATAGATCGCTGTTGTGAAAAGTCGATGGTGGACAGCTGTGTCTTGATGTTTTTACCATAACACTTGACTTAATTTCTGTCCTTAATACTTTAGATCTTCGTTCTACCACAGTTTTATCCCCAGAGCTCAGGGGTCTGCTCTGATCTTTGGACCCAGGCAGCACCTGATTGTGGCTAAGGTACTCATCTTGAGAGTCATGCTCATCATCTCCATCCACACCAACTGAATCCCCAATGCTGTGGCTACGTGCATGGGAGGATGAAAGAGACTGAGGTTTTTTGAGGCAGGGTGAAGTCTGAATGGCTGTGCTGGTGCTTGTACTGGGTCTCCGTGTCATTGGTAAAGTTAAAGAGTTAGACTGTGGTGGTGCCCAACATCTGCGTGTGGGACCAGGTGTCAATGGATGAGGTGGGGCCCGTGCTAAAAAAGCAGCCACCTTTTCTATAGTACTGGCCATATCCCCACGCACAGCCCCCACCACAGAGGTTTGACCAAGTAGGCCTTCAGTGTGTTGTCTGTCTATCCATGGCTGGGAGGACATGCTGTTGTGTTTGCGAAGAGGATGTGGGCTGTCGCGGTCTTTGGCAGGCCGTTGACGGCTGTTATTTTCTCCTGTTGCACTGTTGCCACTACTGCTACTGCCATCCTCAAGGTCTTTAAAGCGAACCTGATGAGTGCGGTTGCGACGTCGCTTGAGTCGACTTTCAATATCCGGTGAGTCTCGATTGAGCAGAACAGAGCGCACAGTCATTGTCCCTGGCAGCTTGTCCGCCAAGGTGCTCTTGCCATTACTTTGGCCCGTGAGCAAGTGATCAGGCTCCTTGCTCACCATTTCTCTGGCCTCTCTTTGTTCCCCAACATTCACAGGCAGTGTGCCATTTTAAAGgcctttttgtttctgtggcAACAAGAAAAATTAGTTTTCATTACTATCTTTTTATAGTGTTAAATTCATGTGAGATCTATATGATTCATTAATGAGTCCCATTTTCCtcataaaacaaaccaaagttCAGCGTAGTTCTGCAAAGTTTAGTCCATTGGTATAGTAATTGCTCAGcttattattcacattttttgacaGAAAAAGATTGTCCTCAATAAAAAGGACTACTATAGCCACAGGTCAAGCGAAAGCAGCATCATAGACAGTAGAAATGGTGTGTCAGATCACTATAACTAATGCTAACGTCTATAGCAACTGTGAATCTCTACTTGTACGAAAATAGATAAACAAATAGATAAATTAGAGAAAAGCAGCATCCAGTTTTCTTAAACATGTCCATGTTTTTGTATGTCCTTTGAATTTGTGCACCCTTGTCTTTATTCCCATTTCTTCCAAGTTTCTCATGCAAGTGTCACAAACAGGCCAGCAAGGCTTGCAATGCCAATGGGCAGAGAGTCAGGGAATACAGCCTGTTCATCCTTGGGTTTGTCTACTTGGCAGTCCCTTCTTGTCCCCAAGCTTTGTCCCCTGATCCCTCAGGAGATCCAGTGGCCCATGCATGGGATGGTCTTGGTATGGTCTTACCATAACAAGGTGCCTTTTGGAACTTATTCAGTTAGATTCCACTCTGTCTGTTTCATTAATGTCACTTTCTGTGTTTCTTCTGTCAGGTCTCCTGCCAATGCGTCATTCTCTCATGGCTGAAGATGGTGTTAGCTCCTACAGAGAAgtacacaaaaagaaaacaagagatTGTAGATGTTTATGAGCACATATCTGTTGAAACAAAGTTCTTTAGGATAAATCGGGTGATATAAGGTCAGCAGCTATTTTGAAATGAATGAGGGCATAGTAGGAAGAAGAATACATTAGTTAGGAGAAATGACTGAAGGGCTggaggtggaagaaaaaaagcaacgaAGAAATAAACACCCAAAACAAGTGAAACAGGATTGTAATTAAGGCCTATTCATACTGGCTGAAGGGGATACTTATGTTTTATGTCTATTTGATTTTCTCTGTATCATTAGCAATTGTTAAAAGTAACGTTGCTATAGCAGGAGCAAgataaagtgtttattttttcagctCATAGGAACACAGAGTGACTGTTATCATATTCCCTGTGTGAGTGTGTcttacagattttctttttcctctatGTTTTAACAGTTTGTGGTCCTGTTATTAGTTCTTGATGATCTGCCATAGTGACATCCTCTCTGATTCATCTGGTCACTTTGTGACAGTCTGTCTGCCATGCTGTGGTTAGTAGTATGTTCTCGTCATTCTGATTCTGCAGCCTGTTTttgatacatatatatatcactTCAACTGCTTGTCTGTACTGCAAGCAGTCAGGCGTGATGCTGTCGTCTGCCTTACAGGATCTATGGATTTGTTCCTTGT contains:
- the LOC105930032 gene encoding mucin-5AC isoform X4 — protein: MVSKEPDHLLTGQSNGKSTLADKLPGTMTVRSVLLNRDSPDIESRLKRRRNRTHQVRFKDLEDGSSSSGNSATGENNSRQRPAKDRDSPHPLRKHNSMSSQPWIDRQHTEGLLGQTSVVGAVRGDMASTIEKVAAFLARAPPHPLTPGPTRRCWAPPQSNSLTLPMTRRPSTSTSTAIQTSPCLKKPQSLSSSHARSHSIGDSVGVDGDDEHDSQDEYLSHNQVLPGSKDQSRPLSSGDKTVVERRSKVLRTEIKSSVMVKTSRHSCPPSTFHNSDLCHCSSISCRDGPKRQGSSTPSVVRRRKRLSRTTSDPGKEVHFCTTPTQTESPPQSPPPSNTKLCTTEVQTESPSSPTNLKYCITQSQAEQKHQSPNLSDEHCSTQIQTTKSCPTLPQNVEQCTPQKHTNSPCPSSPNHKPCTTRLPTCSSIASSPLVASPSSHSDTPISAPSAQSPPNTKISSVPYCTSPPMPANALVQPPEQCSKAASTSPTKPASVPPPPPNILPIPSTTTSTPTTSQSPIPYYTVLSPPTPPSKAVCSSPSFAVPQASSHNCPSPIPSLLSSFSSTCSTPTPTVSTTLTSCEPTKQPTAVPNVRHQQPSPGPTNNVPPTNLTPCTIVTQTALSCTSISYYTSTHPGAPHAPHINQTSPSYTTVIQTVSHCNIPYQTVQNNTPASTGISLYSSPVPRLESCTSPPPIVKAYVSTLQNAQACGTPTKAVPLYSSTFRAAPPYTPPSQAPYNAQDKRGIRLPPPPPPPPPYTPRKKGSEPVLATSQTPMLRTESKASEKGVEMEEKKEDTKDIKCKDSPKLCGRASSLKHRAQTPPVAVMKGERRSSTSSPAKAGFKPSCLSSAQAQLGVLHKMLCSGASVRPNTPNSQRSLPPNHQGCSGVGRGCSSSGEQPATGPLSPTQADTLRQVQEILGGLMSGARCKLDPSRVTEKLLSPNGPLHDIRSLQNQLHSLEGVLETSQNTIKVLLDVIQDLEKKEAERDGHSYRTGQDIENCGTCRDCACIIYSVEHDFRLQEGQVVRTWKVGDPPEGSPQTPPQATTPHQQDSPQLVRPPATTKKNRKKCFWFL
- the LOC105930032 gene encoding mucin-5AC isoform X3 is translated as MVSKEPDHLLTGQSNGKSTLADKLPGTMTVRSVLLNRDSPDIESRLKRRRNRTHQVRFKDLEDGSSSSGNSATGENNSRQRPAKDRDSPHPLRKHNSMSSQPWIDRQHTEGLLGQTSVVGAVRGDMASTIEKVAAFLARAPPHPLTPGPTRRCWAPPQSNSLTLPMTRRPSTSTSTAIQTSPCLKKPQSLSSSHARSHSIGDSVGVDGDDEHDSQDEYLSHNQVLPGSKDQSRPLSSGDKTVVERRSKVLRTEIKSSVMVKTSRHSCPPSTFHNSDLCHCSSISCRDGPKRQGSSTPSVVRRRKRLSRTTSDPGKEVHFCTTPTQTESPPQSPPPSNTKLCTTEVQTESPSSPTNLKYCITQSQAEQKHQSPNLSDEHCSTQIQTTKSCPTLPQNVEQCTPQKHTNSPCPSSPNHKPCTTRLPTCSSIASSPLVASPSSHSDTPISAPSAQSPPNTKISSVPYCTSPPMPANALVQPPEQCSKAASTSPTKPASVPPPPPNILPIPSTTTSTPTTSQSPIPYYTVLSPPTPPSKAVCSSPSFAVPQASSHNCPSPIPSLLSSFSSTCSTPTPTVSTTLTSCEPTKQPTAVPNVRHQQPSPGPTNNVPPTNLTPCTIVTQTALSCTSISYYTSTHPGAPHAPHINQTSPSYTTVIQTVSHCNIPYQTVQNNTPASTGISLYSSPVPRLESCTSPPPIVKAYVSTLQNAQACGTPTKAVPLYSSTFRAAPPYTPPSQAPYNAQDKRGIRLPPPPPPPPPYTPRKKGSEPVLATSQTPMLRTESKASEKGVEMEEKKEDTKDIKCKDSPKLCGRASSLKHRAQTPPVAVMKGERRSSTSSPAKAGFKPSCLSSAQAQLGVLHKMLCSGASVRPNTPNSQRSLPPNHQGCSGVGRGCSSSGEQPATGPLSPTQADTLRQVQEILGGLMSGARCKLDPSRVTEKLLSPNGPLHDIRSLQNQLHSLEGVLETSQNTIKVLLDVIQDLEKKEAERDGRHSYRTGQDIENCGTCRDCACIIYSVEHDFRLQEGQVVRTWKVGDPPEGSPQTPPQATTPHQQDSPQLVRPPATTKKNRKKCFWFL
- the LOC105930032 gene encoding mucin-5AC isoform X2, with the translated sequence MVSKEPDHLLTGQSNGKSTLADKLPGTMTVRSVLLNRDSPDIESRLKRRRNRTHQVRFKDLEDGSSSSGNSATGENNSRQRPAKDRDSPHPLRKHNSMSSQPWIDRQHTEGLLGQTSVVGAVRGDMASTIEKVAAFLARAPPHPLTPGPTRRCWAPPQSNSLTLPMTRRPSTSTSTAIQTSPCLKKPQSLSSSHARSHSIGDSVGVDGDDEHDSQDEYLSHNQVLPGSKDQSRPLSSGDKTVVERRSKVLRTEIKSSVMVKTSRHSCPPSTFHNSDLCHCSSISCRDGPKRQGSSTPSVVRRRKRLSRTTSDPGKEVHFCTTPTQTESPPQSPPPSNTKLCTTEVQTESPSSPTNLKYCITQSQAEQKHQSPNLSDEHCSTQIQTTKSCPTLPQNVEQCTPQKHTNSPCPSSPNHKPCTTRLPTCSSIASSPLVASPSSHSDTPISAPSAQSPPNTKISSVPYCTSPPMPANALVQPPEQCSKAASTSPTKPASVPPPPPNILPIPSTTTSTPTTSQSPIPYYTVLSPPTPPSKAVCSSPSFAVPQASSHNCPSPIPSLLSSFSSTCSTPTPTVSTTLTSCEPTKQPTAVPNVRHQQPSPGPTNNVPPTNLTPCTIVTQTALSCTSISYYTSTHPGAPHAPHINQTSPSYTTVIQTVSHCNIPYQTVQNNTPASTGISLYSSPVPRLESCTSPPPIVKAYVSTLQNAQACGTPTKAVPLYSSTFRAAPPYTPPSQAPYNAQDKRGIRLPPPPPPPPPYTPRKKGSEPVLATSQTPMLRTESKASEKGVEMEEKKEDTKDIKCKDSPKLCGRASSLKHRAQTPPVAVMKGERRSSTSSPAKAGFKPSCLSSAQAQLGVLHKMLCSGASVRPNTPNSQRSLPPNHQGCSGVGRGCSSSGEQPATGPLSPTQADTLRQVQEILGGLMSGARCKLDPSRVTEKLLSPNGPLHDIRSLQNQLHSLEGVLETSQNTIKVLLDVIQDLEKKEAERDGHSYRTGQDIENCGTCRDCACIIYRSTDRSSHCQTFAPLHASWNVEHDFRLQEGQVVRTWKVGDPPEGSPQTPPQATTPHQQDSPQLVRPPATTKKNRKKCFWFL
- the LOC105930032 gene encoding mucin-5AC isoform X1, which encodes MVSKEPDHLLTGQSNGKSTLADKLPGTMTVRSVLLNRDSPDIESRLKRRRNRTHQVRFKDLEDGSSSSGNSATGENNSRQRPAKDRDSPHPLRKHNSMSSQPWIDRQHTEGLLGQTSVVGAVRGDMASTIEKVAAFLARAPPHPLTPGPTRRCWAPPQSNSLTLPMTRRPSTSTSTAIQTSPCLKKPQSLSSSHARSHSIGDSVGVDGDDEHDSQDEYLSHNQVLPGSKDQSRPLSSGDKTVVERRSKVLRTEIKSSVMVKTSRHSCPPSTFHNSDLCHCSSISCRDGPKRQGSSTPSVVRRRKRLSRTTSDPGKEVHFCTTPTQTESPPQSPPPSNTKLCTTEVQTESPSSPTNLKYCITQSQAEQKHQSPNLSDEHCSTQIQTTKSCPTLPQNVEQCTPQKHTNSPCPSSPNHKPCTTRLPTCSSIASSPLVASPSSHSDTPISAPSAQSPPNTKISSVPYCTSPPMPANALVQPPEQCSKAASTSPTKPASVPPPPPNILPIPSTTTSTPTTSQSPIPYYTVLSPPTPPSKAVCSSPSFAVPQASSHNCPSPIPSLLSSFSSTCSTPTPTVSTTLTSCEPTKQPTAVPNVRHQQPSPGPTNNVPPTNLTPCTIVTQTALSCTSISYYTSTHPGAPHAPHINQTSPSYTTVIQTVSHCNIPYQTVQNNTPASTGISLYSSPVPRLESCTSPPPIVKAYVSTLQNAQACGTPTKAVPLYSSTFRAAPPYTPPSQAPYNAQDKRGIRLPPPPPPPPPYTPRKKGSEPVLATSQTPMLRTESKASEKGVEMEEKKEDTKDIKCKDSPKLCGRASSLKHRAQTPPVAVMKGERRSSTSSPAKAGFKPSCLSSAQAQLGVLHKMLCSGASVRPNTPNSQRSLPPNHQGCSGVGRGCSSSGEQPATGPLSPTQADTLRQVQEILGGLMSGARCKLDPSRVTEKLLSPNGPLHDIRSLQNQLHSLEGVLETSQNTIKVLLDVIQDLEKKEAERDGRHSYRTGQDIENCGTCRDCACIIYRSTDRSSHCQTFAPLHASWNVEHDFRLQEGQVVRTWKVGDPPEGSPQTPPQATTPHQQDSPQLVRPPATTKKNRKKCFWFL